Part of the bacterium genome is shown below.
GTCGAACTCACCGGGGCAGTAGCCAAAGGTTTTACAGACCTCCCCCGCGCCCTACGGGACTATCTGCGCAAATTTATTTTTATACTCCTCAATCCACTCTAATATCAGAGCTCTTAACTTTTTGTCCTGGTAGCGTATATGAATCAATCCAAAAGGCATCTTATTGATTTTCTCCTTTCGAAAGTCATATCTCACATACGGCTTAGAGAACTGACTTAGAGGAATCTTGGTGCGCTTGCTCCAAAATCCTAAAAGTTTCTCTATATCTTGGTTGGAGTAGCAATACAATAGCACACGCAAGCGTTTTTCATCAACTCCGCAAATCACTCTCAAGAAATTCAGAAAAACAACAATCATCTTAACGTCACTGTTCGCAAAATCAATACCTGAACCTCCTTCTGCTTTATATCCTTCTCCCCAATACAAAGCTATGCCGAAATTCTTTAATTCCAGCTGATATTTCGTTAATTTATTCTTCAATTTAAAGCTTAAAGGTTTCCGCTCAAATCTAATTGAATTATTCAAAGAATGGCTACGGCGGGTTAAATTGTTGCGTCGCATGAAATACACAACTTTATCAAGTGACACGTTGTAATGCTTTGCAATGTCACTCATTGACAACTTTCTGTCATAGTAAAGCATTCTGATTTCCGCAAGCCTTTTTATAGAAATCGTTGCCATGACTTAATTGTACCAGACAGGTCAAAAGAAGTTGTACACATTATGTAATCGCTTTGACAAACCCTCGGCTCGCGAAGCGAGCCGAGGGTTTCTTAGTCCACTTTTAACTTTCCACTTTCCACTTTTCACTTACTCACCTCCATCTCCCTCGACATCATAATGACAGCGTTCTTCCCCTTCCCTTTTTTATTAACTTCAAAAGTCAGGGCATTGTCTTTAAAGTCAACGGTAACTGAACCGCCTTTGTTTAACCCTCTGCTTATGATGAGATTAGCGACCGGATTTAATATTTTGTTTTGAATCAGGCGCTTAAGAGGCCTTGCGCCGTATTGCGGGTTGTAGCCCTCTTTAGCTAAATAATCCAAAGCCACGGGCGTTACGTTAAGCTCAATTTCTTTCTGAATAAGCCGTTCTCTGACAACTCCGATTTGAATGAGAACGATACTCTTGACGGCCTCGCGAGAAAGCACGTCAAACACGACGATGTCGTCTAACCGATTTAGAAACTCCGGACGGAAGTGGTCTTTGAGAGCGTCCATCACTTTTATTTTCATATCTTCGTAGTTGCCTTCTTGCCCTTCGGCGGCAAAACCGATTCTTTGCATCTTGTCTATATATTGCGCCCCTATATTTGAAGTGAGAATTATGATGGTATTTCTGAAATTCACGCTCCGGCCCTTGGCATCTGTCAATTTTCCATTATCAAGCATCTGAAGCAATATATTGAATACTTCCGGATGCGCTTTTTCTATCTCATCAAAAAGCACAACGGCATACGGTCTATGACGAACCATTTCCGTCAAAGTCCCTCCCTCTTCGTGGCCAACATAGCCCGGAGGCGCGCCGATAAGTTTAGAGACGGAATGTTTTTCCATAAACTCCGACATGTCAACCCTCAAAAGCGCTCTATCGTCATTAAACATAAATTCAGCCAATGTTTTCGTAAGTTCCGTCTTGCCCACCCCTGTCGGCCCCAAAAAAATGAAAGAGCCGATGGGGCGGTTAGGGTCGGAAATGCCGGCGCGGGAGCGACGTATGGTTTCCGATATTTTGGAAACGGCCTCTGCTTGGCCGATAATTTTCTTTTTGAGTTCGTCTTCCATGCGAGAAAGTTTCTCCGCTTCGGCTTCAAGCATTTTGGTAACGGGAATTCCCGTCCATCGCGAAACAACATCGGCGATGTCATTTTCTATTATCTCTTCTCTCAAAATACGCCGAGAAGCTTGGAGTTTCTTCAGACGTTTATTTCTGGCCTCCAGTTCTTTTTCCACATGCGGCAATTTCCCGTACCGTATCTCGGCCGCTTTTGCCAAGTCCACTCTGGCTTCGGCCGCCTCCGCCTCCAAACGTAAATCATCGTGCTCTTTTTTGAGCTGTTTAATTCCCGTCAAAATCTCTTTCTCGTTTTTCCACTTCAATTCAAGTTCAGACGTCTTTTCTTTAAAATCGGCTATTTCTTTTTCAATTTCTTTCAGTCGCGTCTTGGTTTTTTTGTTGTCACCCTCTTTTTTAAGGGCTTCTTTTTCTATTTCCAACCGCATGACTTTTCTCCGCGTGTCTTCAAGTTCAGGTGGCATGTTTTCAAGAGAAATTTTAAGAGCCGATGCCGCTTCGTCTATAAGGTCAACGGCCTTGTCCGGCAGATATCGGTCTGCAATGTAACGCGCGGACAGATTGACGGCCGACACTATGGCATCGTCCGTTATGCG
Proteins encoded:
- a CDS encoding AAA family ATPase, which encodes MPPFHHFTTKAKEAIRRAHELAIERGQNHVNPLHLLAALLLQEESMVISILDRMEIDTVLLTDSLLEAIEGPESGSVLSPSYQIYLTPELAQTLENSSKVAASIKDEFVSTEHLFIAMLDIPGQAREILSRFKIEKDSVLRVLDDLKKSNITDVNQPKKYKAIAKYTRNLTLLARENKLDPVIGRDNEISRVIQILSRRTKNNPILIGEAGVGKTAIVEGLAIRMSQGDVPESLKDKELVSLDLGLLIAGTKYRGEFEERLKTIMKEVERSGGKIVLFIDEIHTIVGAGAAEGSMDASNMLKPALSRGELRAIGATTLKEYQKHIEKDPALTRRFQTVFVSEPSLEDATAILRGLKERYELYHGVRITDDAIVSAVNLSARYIADRYLPDKAVDLIDEAASALKISLENMPPELEDTRRKVMRLEIEKEALKKEGDNKKTKTRLKEIEKEIADFKEKTSELELKWKNEKEILTGIKQLKKEHDDLRLEAEAAEARVDLAKAAEIRYGKLPHVEKELEARNKRLKKLQASRRILREEIIENDIADVVSRWTGIPVTKMLEAEAEKLSRMEDELKKKIIGQAEAVSKISETIRRSRAGISDPNRPIGSFIFLGPTGVGKTELTKTLAEFMFNDDRALLRVDMSEFMEKHSVSKLIGAPPGYVGHEEGGTLTEMVRHRPYAVVLFDEIEKAHPEVFNILLQMLDNGKLTDAKGRSVNFRNTIIILTSNIGAQYIDKMQRIGFAAEGQEGNYEDMKIKVMDALKDHFRPEFLNRLDDIVVFDVLSREAVKSIVLIQIGVVRERLIQKEIELNVTPVALDYLAKEGYNPQYGARPLKRLIQNKILNPVANLIISRGLNKGGSVTVDFKDNALTFEVNKKGKGKNAVIMMSREMEVSK